A single window of Candidatus Methylomirabilis limnetica DNA harbors:
- a CDS encoding SDR family NAD(P)-dependent oxidoreductase has translation MLKRAIDLIFSLVALVLLLPIFLLVAIAIKLDSPGLVFYAQERVGRRGKTFRILKFRSMVVDADQVGPHLTGNADPRVTRVGRLLRLLKIDELPQIINVLKGDMSLVGPRPEIPAIVEQYTPEQRAILEVKPGITGPTQLAWVGESDTFPPGVDVYEHYTKQFMQEKLESDREYVRTRSLAGDLWYVIRTPIAIGERILTTLNPPPHIQKYARLTLDCLAVIAANLSAFMVRFDWALPEKETQHLLYGLPIVCAAYLVSFVTLRTHRSIWKFAGVEDLWQIIKASAIGGGLHGFAVVLMGWHGYPRSILILTMPLTVLLTGGMRLLVRSSFSLQPKHLSSDTSPTNSRKVVIIGAGETGELIAREILGNPLSGYGLIGFVDDDPKKQGATIHGRPVLGTIDRLPDIAKTYAIQEAIIAISTATGNGLRRIGSICAGAGLEFKTLPSFTQLVRGDGNLRYLRKVNVDELLGREPVAINREAITEFFRGKRVMVTGAGGSIGSELCRQLISCGVESLIMVERAENALHHISLEIRQHSPEANVTAALADIKHIPRMSEIFERTRPQVVFHAAAYKHVPILEDHPGEAVLNNIIGTKRLAEVAQKFDVNTFVFISTDKAVRPKSLMGATKKVSEMYIIALNRVLRQSHGLSGTPHFFVVRFGNVLGSAGSVVPLFQKQIENGEPITITDPQMTRFFMTIPEAVGLVLQSSTMDCEEDVFILNMGEPVKIDELVNNLALTSGLNPSRVTKRYTGLRPGEKLHESLWDDDEVLVSEYDRIFAVRQPQASFGDMEERLNRLETLAMVGDVPALLRQIHDMIPSYAPSLKESAFSVPEVGEKYRILVIDDDKTLCDLVKEAVNGTYEVATACSARDGFDRIQRQRPHLILLDVKLPDQNGLQVCQALRDHPQYRNIPIIMMTGYGDKDDVVTGLRAGADDYITKPFRLDELQARIAAILRRSA, from the coding sequence ATGCTGAAGCGGGCGATAGATCTCATATTCTCCCTGGTGGCGCTTGTGCTGCTGTTGCCCATCTTTCTCCTCGTGGCCATCGCCATTAAGCTGGATTCCCCAGGTTTAGTCTTCTATGCTCAGGAGCGCGTCGGGAGGCGCGGGAAGACCTTCAGGATTCTGAAATTCAGATCTATGGTTGTCGATGCTGACCAAGTTGGCCCTCATCTGACAGGGAACGCCGACCCGCGTGTCACTCGGGTGGGCAGATTGCTCAGGCTGCTGAAGATCGACGAGCTCCCCCAGATCATCAATGTCCTGAAAGGCGACATGAGCCTTGTCGGGCCTCGTCCGGAGATTCCTGCAATAGTTGAACAGTACACGCCAGAACAACGCGCGATCTTGGAAGTCAAACCGGGAATCACTGGTCCAACGCAACTTGCCTGGGTAGGTGAGTCGGATACGTTTCCTCCTGGAGTTGATGTCTATGAACACTATACCAAGCAGTTCATGCAGGAGAAACTCGAGAGCGACCGAGAGTACGTCCGTACGCGCTCGCTTGCCGGTGATCTCTGGTACGTAATCCGAACGCCTATAGCGATAGGGGAAAGGATCCTCACAACACTGAATCCGCCCCCCCACATACAAAAATATGCGAGGTTGACGCTGGACTGCCTCGCTGTTATTGCGGCAAACCTATCGGCTTTCATGGTCAGGTTTGATTGGGCACTTCCTGAGAAGGAGACGCAGCATCTCCTTTACGGCCTTCCCATTGTCTGCGCGGCCTATCTCGTATCCTTCGTAACGCTCCGGACCCATAGGAGCATCTGGAAGTTTGCAGGCGTAGAGGACCTGTGGCAGATTATCAAGGCATCAGCTATAGGAGGAGGTCTGCACGGTTTCGCCGTGGTCCTTATGGGATGGCATGGCTATCCGAGATCGATTCTCATATTGACCATGCCTTTGACGGTCCTGCTTACAGGAGGGATGCGGCTCCTCGTGCGGTCGAGCTTCAGCCTTCAGCCTAAACACCTGAGTAGTGACACATCCCCAACCAATAGCCGCAAGGTTGTCATTATCGGGGCAGGGGAAACCGGTGAATTGATCGCAAGGGAAATCCTTGGCAATCCGTTGTCGGGTTACGGACTCATCGGATTCGTCGACGACGATCCCAAAAAGCAGGGGGCGACCATTCATGGCCGGCCTGTGCTCGGCACAATCGACAGGCTTCCTGACATCGCGAAGACGTATGCGATTCAGGAAGCGATCATCGCGATTTCGACCGCGACTGGTAACGGGCTACGCCGCATCGGCAGCATCTGCGCCGGGGCTGGTCTGGAATTCAAGACCCTCCCGTCTTTTACCCAGCTCGTGCGGGGGGATGGAAACCTGCGGTATCTTCGAAAGGTGAACGTTGATGAATTGCTTGGGCGAGAACCGGTGGCCATCAACCGAGAGGCGATTACCGAGTTTTTCCGCGGAAAGCGGGTCATGGTGACCGGAGCGGGGGGATCCATTGGTTCAGAACTATGTCGGCAACTTATCAGTTGTGGTGTTGAATCGCTCATCATGGTCGAACGCGCCGAGAATGCCCTGCACCACATCTCATTGGAGATCCGACAACATTCCCCCGAGGCCAACGTAACGGCAGCCCTTGCGGACATCAAGCATATTCCACGCATGTCGGAGATATTCGAACGCACGAGGCCGCAGGTTGTGTTCCACGCCGCAGCCTATAAACACGTGCCGATCCTGGAGGACCATCCGGGAGAGGCGGTTCTCAACAATATCATCGGGACGAAACGTCTGGCTGAAGTTGCGCAGAAGTTTGACGTAAACACCTTCGTCTTCATCTCAACCGATAAGGCCGTGAGGCCGAAAAGCTTGATGGGGGCGACGAAGAAGGTGAGCGAGATGTACATTATAGCCCTCAATCGAGTCCTCCGACAGTCACACGGGTTAAGCGGGACGCCTCATTTCTTTGTCGTGAGATTTGGTAACGTGCTCGGCAGCGCCGGAAGTGTGGTGCCCCTCTTCCAGAAGCAGATCGAGAATGGAGAGCCCATTACTATCACAGACCCACAGATGACACGCTTCTTCATGACGATACCCGAAGCGGTTGGACTGGTGTTGCAGAGCAGTACGATGGACTGCGAGGAGGACGTGTTTATCCTGAACATGGGAGAGCCGGTCAAGATCGACGAACTGGTGAATAACCTCGCCCTGACGTCAGGTCTGAACCCATCGCGAGTCACAAAGCGATACACAGGATTGCGCCCAGGGGAGAAGTTGCACGAGAGCCTTTGGGACGACGACGAAGTTCTGGTGTCAGAATATGACCGGATCTTCGCGGTGCGGCAGCCGCAGGCCTCCTTCGGGGATATGGAGGAGCGTCTTAACCGCCTCGAAACTCTGGCGATGGTTGGCGACGTGCCCGCCCTTCTGCGACAGATACATGACATGATCCCGAGTTATGCTCCTTCTCTCAAGGAGTCTGCATTCTCGGTTCCTGAGGTTGGTGAAAAGTATCGCATCCTGGTCATTGATGATGATAAGACCCTCTGCGATTTGGTGAAAGAGGCCGTGAACGGTACGTATGAGGTGGCAACAGCCTGTAGCGCCCGCGACGGATTCGATCGAATCCAGCGTCAGCGCCCCCATCTCATCCTTCTCGATGTAAAGCTGCCGGACCAAAATGGTCTCCAGGTGTGCCAGGCGTTGCGTGACCACCCCCAGTATCGAAACATCCCAATTATCATGATGACAGGATACGGCGACAAAGACGATGTCGTCACCGGACTCAGGGCCGGCGCAGATGATTACATCACAAAGCCGTTCCGATTGGATGAACTTCAGGCCAGGATTGCAGCGATATTAAGGCGGAGCGCCTGA
- a CDS encoding DegT/DnrJ/EryC1/StrS family aminotransferase, with the protein MPLVTVNNMQNGQQQKIPFHLPSIGEEEIAEVVEVLRSGWLTTGPKVRQFEEAFAAYVGAKHAIAVNSCTAALHLALDAVGVGAGDEVILPTYTFAATGEVVTYLGARPVLADCRPDTFNIDAATVAPLITPKTKAIIPVHIAGQACDMDPIMELAREHHLHVIEDAAHALHATYKGKMIGAIGDLTAFSFYATKPITTGEGGMIATMRDDHAARMKRMSLHGLSGDAWNRYSDKGHWYYEILDFGFKYNLTDLAAALGIQQLRRSDDFYKRRREIARMYSESFSGLETCVIPQEADYGTHAWHLYILQLNLPALASGRDEVIRSLGEKGIGTSVHFIPLHLHPVYQRSFGYHQGAFPNAEHIFERAVSLPIYPAMTNADIGRVIESVHDTLHTLRR; encoded by the coding sequence ATGCCGCTTGTTACTGTGAACAACATGCAGAACGGACAACAACAAAAGATTCCCTTCCATCTCCCCTCGATTGGCGAAGAAGAGATCGCCGAAGTCGTCGAAGTGCTTCGCTCCGGCTGGCTGACGACTGGTCCGAAGGTCAGACAATTCGAGGAGGCCTTTGCCGCCTACGTTGGCGCCAAGCATGCCATTGCCGTCAACTCCTGCACCGCCGCGCTCCATCTGGCTCTCGATGCAGTTGGCGTCGGGGCAGGCGACGAGGTGATCCTCCCCACCTATACGTTTGCCGCCACCGGAGAAGTGGTGACTTACCTCGGGGCTCGTCCTGTCCTGGCCGACTGCCGGCCTGACACCTTCAATATTGATGCGGCTACGGTAGCACCGCTGATCACGCCGAAGACCAAGGCCATCATCCCCGTTCACATCGCCGGGCAGGCATGTGACATGGATCCGATCATGGAACTTGCCAGGGAGCATCACCTTCACGTCATTGAGGATGCCGCTCATGCCCTTCATGCCACCTACAAAGGAAAGATGATCGGGGCTATTGGTGATCTCACGGCCTTCAGCTTTTATGCCACCAAGCCGATAACCACTGGAGAGGGCGGGATGATCGCGACGATGCGCGACGACCATGCCGCCAGAATGAAGCGGATGAGCCTCCATGGTCTGAGTGGTGATGCCTGGAACCGGTACTCCGATAAGGGACACTGGTATTACGAGATCCTCGATTTCGGATTTAAATACAACCTGACCGATCTGGCTGCGGCGTTGGGAATCCAGCAACTCAGAAGGTCGGATGACTTTTACAAGCGACGGCGAGAGATTGCTCGGATGTATAGCGAGAGCTTCTCAGGTCTGGAGACGTGCGTGATCCCTCAAGAGGCCGACTACGGCACACACGCCTGGCACCTGTACATCTTACAACTCAATCTTCCCGCCTTGGCTAGTGGGCGAGACGAGGTCATTCGCTCCCTTGGAGAGAAGGGCATTGGGACCTCCGTTCACTTCATTCCCCTTCATCTGCACCCCGTCTATCAGCGGTCATTTGGCTACCATCAGGGAGCGTTTCCGAACGCCGAACATATCTTCGAGCGTGCGGTCTCGCTCCCAATCTATCCGGCGATGACGAATGCCGACATAGGGCGAGTGATCGAGTCCGTACACGACACACTCCACACCCTTCGGAGATAG
- a CDS encoding polysaccharide biosynthesis C-terminal domain-containing protein yields MLICQCWCCWRALCSWAVSRCSAATLPGEGGRPAYNSINAGVVVALTVVLDLVLIPRYGVIGAALASSIAYTGQFLIAIICYLAISRSAREATPLQASVP; encoded by the coding sequence GTGCTTATATGCCAATGCTGGTGCTGTTGGCGGGCGTTGTGCTCCTGGGCGGTGTCAAGGTGTTCAGCAGCGACATTACCGGGAGAGGGGGGGCGCCCTGCCTATAACTCCATTAACGCGGGCGTTGTAGTGGCTCTCACAGTGGTTTTGGACTTGGTCCTCATCCCTCGATACGGTGTGATAGGTGCTGCCTTGGCCTCCAGCATTGCCTATACGGGGCAATTCCTTATAGCCATTATCTGTTACCTTGCTATCAGCCGATCTGCAAGGGAGGCGACGCCATTGCAAGCGTCGGTGCCATGA
- a CDS encoding DUF4160 domain-containing protein produces MPTVLKVGPYRFFFYAGDRDEPPHIHVERNSKIAKFWLDPIRLQKSGRFTRAEIGRIQQLVNEHDPRFMEAWNDYFGS; encoded by the coding sequence ATGCCGACGGTACTGAAAGTTGGCCCGTATCGGTTCTTCTTCTACGCCGGCGATCGAGATGAACCGCCGCACATTCATGTGGAACGGAACAGCAAAATTGCAAAGTTCTGGCTGGATCCGATACGGCTACAAAAGAGTGGTAGATTTACTCGAGCAGAAATCGGTCGAATTCAGCAACTCGTGAATGAGCATGACCCAAGATTCATGGAGGCGTGGAATGACTACTTCGGCAGTTGA
- a CDS encoding DUF2442 domain-containing protein produces the protein MTTSAVEIEVPNAESITVTDDTLSVDLSDGRTISVPLAWFPRLVHATQQERSHWRLIGEGQGIHWEDIDEDVSVEGLLAGKPSGESQASFKKWLNHRSSRLTT, from the coding sequence ATGACTACTTCGGCAGTTGAGATTGAGGTTCCAAATGCTGAAAGCATTACGGTAACCGACGATACGCTGAGCGTGGATTTGAGCGACGGGCGGACGATCTCAGTCCCACTTGCGTGGTTCCCTCGCCTTGTGCATGCGACCCAACAAGAACGAAGTCACTGGAGGCTGATTGGTGAGGGGCAGGGTATCCACTGGGAAGACATCGATGAGGATGTGAGCGTTGAGGGTCTATTGGCTGGGAAACCCTCAGGCGAAAGTCAGGCCTCTTTCAAGAAATGGCTCAATCACAGGTCTAGCCGCCTTACGACATAG
- a CDS encoding DUF2283 domain-containing protein, with amino-acid sequence MRLKVDHKNDALYFRLDESAIVESEEVKPGVILDYDANDNVVGVEILGLSKRVPVQMLKSLQFETV; translated from the coding sequence ATGAGATTAAAGGTGGATCACAAGAATGACGCGTTATATTTTCGGCTCGATGAGTCAGCCATTGTCGAGTCCGAGGAGGTTAAACCAGGCGTAATTCTCGACTATGATGCAAATGACAACGTAGTCGGGGTTGAGATACTGGGCTTAAGCAAGCGCGTCCCAGTGCAAATGCTAAAGAGTTTGCAATTTGAGACCGTATAA
- a CDS encoding transposase encodes MASVPRPSPGGSSDRAPSICRPFRERTLDGYDVIALLLDGKTFAEDEIVIALGITVTGEKVILGFVQTATENERVCAALLRALIERGLQIEQGLLCVIDPRGCAQRLLTVFGSQALVQRCQWHTRENSVAYLPKSQRTLWRRTLQAAYEQPTSVLAKAALLSLRTELRLLNASAVTSLDEGLDETLTLHHLGLFRSLGISLKTTNGIESLNAQLGAYTDKGDRWRNSEQKHRWVASALLTIEPRLHRIKGYRHLPPLRAALQREIASSTQRQEHVA; translated from the coding sequence TTGGCCTCAGTCCCTCGACCGTCTCCCGGAGGGTCATCCGATAGAGCGCCAAGCATCTGCAGGCCCTTCCGTGAGCGCACGCTGGACGGCTATGACGTCATTGCCCTGCTGCTCGATGGCAAGACCTTCGCGGAGGACGAGATCGTCATCGCCCTGGGGATTACGGTGACCGGGGAGAAGGTCATCCTCGGCTTTGTGCAAACCGCGACCGAGAACGAACGGGTCTGCGCAGCCTTGCTCCGGGCGCTGATCGAGCGGGGCCTGCAGATCGAGCAAGGTCTGCTCTGCGTCATCGACCCAAGGGGCTGCGCACAGCGATTGCTGACGGTCTTCGGGTCTCAGGCCCTCGTGCAGCGGTGTCAATGGCATACGCGAGAGAACAGTGTGGCGTACCTCCCGAAGAGCCAGCGCACGCTCTGGCGCCGCACGCTCCAGGCGGCCTACGAGCAACCGACCTCTGTCCTGGCGAAGGCGGCGCTGCTCAGCCTTCGGACCGAACTGCGGCTCCTGAACGCCTCGGCGGTCACAAGCCTCGACGAAGGCTTGGATGAGACGCTCACCCTGCATCATCTGGGCCTGTTCCGCTCCCTGGGCATCAGCCTGAAGACGACGAACGGCATCGAGTCGCTCAATGCGCAGCTCGGGGCCTACACCGATAAGGGTGATCGGTGGCGCAACTCCGAGCAGAAGCACCGCTGGGTGGCCTCTGCGCTGCTGACCATCGAGCCGCGTCTGCACCGGATCAAGGGCTACCGGCACCTGCCACCGCTGCGCGCTGCGCTTCAACGGGAGATTGCCTCGAGCACCCAACGGCAAGAGCATGTGGCGTAA
- a CDS encoding MOP flippase family protein: MAVHGVKWTTVSAIFRVGLQTLRIAILSRLLTPVDFGLMAMISILLGLIDAFMDLGTGNAIIQRRDTTSHQLASLYWLNLTFATAVSTFIIASTPLFSTFYAEPQLRMLLPWCAPLFLINAIGFVFRNVMQRDLNFALLARIQMIAVTIGSAVAVIFAFRGHGVFSLILAQLATAATTATLYVAFGRHSWHPTWHFDLRDLRGYINFGLYQMGERFVNYISANIDYLVIGRALGPHALGSYTLAYQLVVLPLTTINPILTSVAFPLFAKVQSDNAALRRGYLAIAKFLAFTTLPVLIGAGLTAPVLVPLVFGPKWGEAIRLVQILAFLGVLKSFANPSGSVLLAKGRVDIDFKWECFSATLNAITFAAVVHYGVAAVAISHVILVGLYFLPFVWIVCRLIDLPLRQYLLVFVRPATFVTVMASAVLLSNNILTVLIGNHIVLLLSLCLIGSTIFVLQISYFERQYIKDLWRLLAN, translated from the coding sequence GTGGCTGTACATGGGGTCAAGTGGACGACTGTTTCTGCCATCTTCCGTGTGGGTCTTCAGACGCTCAGGATTGCGATCCTTAGCCGCCTTTTGACACCCGTCGATTTCGGTCTAATGGCAATGATTTCCATTCTGCTCGGCTTGATTGATGCCTTCATGGATCTAGGAACAGGTAATGCGATCATTCAACGCCGTGATACTACCTCTCACCAGTTGGCCAGCCTATATTGGCTCAATCTTACCTTTGCAACCGCGGTCTCCACCTTCATCATCGCCTCGACTCCACTATTCTCGACCTTCTATGCTGAACCTCAACTGAGAATGTTGCTACCCTGGTGTGCCCCCCTATTCTTAATTAACGCTATCGGCTTCGTTTTTCGCAATGTCATGCAAAGAGACCTCAATTTTGCTTTGCTCGCCCGCATCCAGATGATCGCTGTAACCATCGGCTCTGCCGTAGCGGTCATTTTCGCATTCCGTGGTCATGGTGTTTTCTCTCTCATTTTAGCGCAATTAGCCACGGCAGCCACTACGGCGACACTGTATGTCGCTTTTGGCCGACACTCTTGGCACCCGACATGGCACTTTGACCTTCGCGATCTCAGGGGCTACATCAACTTCGGTCTTTATCAGATGGGTGAGCGCTTCGTCAATTACATTTCCGCTAACATCGACTATCTTGTTATCGGCCGCGCTCTCGGGCCCCACGCCTTAGGCAGTTACACTCTCGCTTATCAATTAGTCGTTCTTCCTTTGACTACGATCAACCCGATTCTGACCAGCGTTGCCTTCCCCTTGTTCGCGAAGGTTCAGTCTGATAATGCAGCCTTGCGCCGCGGGTATCTCGCCATTGCCAAATTCCTGGCCTTCACGACACTACCAGTGCTAATTGGAGCAGGTCTGACCGCACCGGTTTTGGTACCTCTCGTATTCGGCCCAAAGTGGGGGGAAGCCATCCGCTTGGTTCAAATCCTTGCCTTTCTCGGCGTGTTGAAGTCTTTTGCTAACCCGTCTGGCTCCGTCTTGCTGGCAAAGGGTCGCGTGGACATCGATTTCAAGTGGGAGTGCTTTAGTGCTACCCTGAACGCCATTACGTTCGCGGCAGTTGTGCATTATGGTGTCGCCGCTGTGGCGATTTCACATGTGATCCTTGTCGGTCTGTATTTCCTTCCTTTCGTATGGATTGTTTGCCGCCTGATAGATTTGCCATTGCGACAGTACCTACTTGTTTTTGTGCGCCCTGCGACGTTTGTGACCGTTATGGCAAGCGCCGTGCTTTTGAGTAATAATATCCTGACTGTCTTAATTGGAAACCATATTGTGCTCCTTCTTTCTCTGTGCCTCATTGGAAGCACGATCTTTGTTTTACAAATCAGTTACTTTGAGCGGCAGTACATTAAAGATCTGTGGCGGCTTTTAGCGAACTAA
- a CDS encoding DUF4258 domain-containing protein: MIEYEFSEHAYDMLRERNIQEAWVELALEDPEKKQPKDDGMLHYIRSIEQHGGRYLRVVVNPDARPQRIVTVFFDRRVRRPQ, from the coding sequence ATGATCGAGTATGAGTTCTCTGAACATGCTTATGATATGCTAAGGGAGCGGAACATTCAAGAAGCTTGGGTAGAGTTGGCTTTAGAAGATCCCGAGAAGAAGCAACCAAAGGATGATGGAATGCTTCACTATATTCGATCTATTGAGCAGCACGGTGGACGATATTTACGGGTTGTTGTGAATCCGGATGCCCGGCCTCAGAGAATCGTCACTGTCTTCTTTGACCGTAGAGTAAGGAGGCCGCAATGA
- a CDS encoding lipid II:glycine glycyltransferase FemX, producing MRELGWVSDTLWEDVARNCEYATFFHTPAWGRLFETAGLAVRRCARGFLLDDQRVAIVPAVETSIHLGGLMHGYAMTAANVYGGVISTRRLAQWEIESILSRLTGPRTIELTIVENPYAPFELPRPFLASNDFTHVLDLSAGIDQVLRGTSHGNRYSVKKAVKMGVKVRIAESLEDFKAYYAVYHDSLRRWGGSVTSRYPWQLFEAIREYAQSSEACRLWIAEVRGLVVAGALVFYWNGWHAVWWHGAGLESYFSYSPTNLLQSEIIRDAHGCGYRWYDFNPSGGHAGVVAFKESFGAARMRVKVSRWENPMYHVYRRLRRLIR from the coding sequence ATGCGTGAGCTTGGATGGGTATCGGACACGCTGTGGGAGGACGTCGCGCGAAATTGCGAATACGCGACGTTTTTCCACACGCCGGCATGGGGCAGACTCTTCGAAACGGCCGGACTAGCAGTTCGTCGATGTGCACGAGGTTTCTTGCTGGACGACCAGCGCGTGGCGATCGTGCCTGCCGTCGAAACTTCAATCCATCTGGGCGGGCTTATGCATGGGTACGCGATGACTGCAGCAAATGTTTACGGTGGTGTTATTTCGACGCGTCGTCTCGCTCAATGGGAGATCGAATCTATCCTTTCAAGGCTGACCGGCCCTCGTACAATCGAACTGACGATTGTTGAGAATCCGTATGCGCCGTTCGAGCTGCCCAGGCCGTTCCTTGCAAGTAACGACTTCACGCACGTTCTCGACCTCTCCGCCGGGATTGATCAGGTGCTTCGAGGAACCAGCCATGGTAATCGGTATAGTGTAAAAAAGGCGGTGAAGATGGGCGTGAAAGTCCGAATCGCGGAATCACTGGAGGATTTCAAAGCCTACTATGCAGTCTACCATGACAGCCTCCGACGGTGGGGGGGAAGTGTTACGAGCAGATACCCATGGCAACTTTTCGAAGCCATAAGAGAGTACGCTCAGTCAAGTGAAGCGTGCCGGCTGTGGATTGCCGAAGTGCGTGGTCTGGTGGTGGCGGGCGCTTTGGTTTTTTACTGGAATGGCTGGCACGCGGTCTGGTGGCATGGTGCCGGGCTAGAATCGTATTTCTCGTATAGCCCGACGAACCTCTTGCAATCCGAGATTATCAGGGATGCTCACGGGTGCGGATACCGGTGGTACGACTTTAATCCGAGCGGAGGACATGCGGGCGTTGTGGCGTTCAAGGAGTCCTTTGGAGCCGCCCGAATGCGGGTAAAGGTATCGCGTTGGGAGAATCCGATGTACCACGTTTATAGGCGCCTGAGAAGGTTGATTCGGTGA
- a CDS encoding asparagine synthase-related protein — MPGLVGFTLGPALAQDEGRILEKMRAMIAHQSFYKGDQLFTDSLVAVSRSHINVLPSQSQPHKEGEVLVWLDGELYNRDELSNGRHASISSDAALLGELFIQNHGSFSFLRRIDGDYSAVIYDRPRQALHLITDRYAMRQLYWTIVGDSVVWASELKAFLAFPLFAPRIDPEAITEFLEIGYLLEDRTWFLGVHLLSPGSVLTVNLSTSSVQKQRYWWWADIEPLRGPFDNTEIAEELGRLFIQAVLRRSSSQHRFGIELSGGLDSRAILAAMPQQGTSLQTVTFGKPGCDDIRIAARVAKLKRATHHIVELTAQNWLLPRLGGVWWTDGELALLHMHGIEGLNLYREWFDIVVHGHAGDVILGGSFLTQELVHRPASRELVAQAMRCNPDLLTSFKEYSALHTSDFYFLQNRLRRFAFTGIKYAQTAVVFRTPFYDNKLFEYVYSLPNELRYKSFIYKRMLLQNFPLFYKGVPWQKTGVPINWPSVAERAGKFRRRLHRAASWRLAKIGINWKSDANYTDYPNWIRQEPARSFFSQILENPAALYPEFYPRWRVIEALDAFLVGGLDYMNGINYAEMLCRYLTLEIWLQQVFEKRYRESPSMTLSGLEAV, encoded by the coding sequence ATGCCTGGCTTAGTCGGATTCACTCTTGGTCCTGCGCTCGCACAGGATGAGGGACGCATCTTAGAAAAAATGCGTGCCATGATTGCGCACCAATCATTTTATAAAGGGGATCAACTGTTTACTGATTCCCTAGTGGCTGTTTCCAGATCTCACATTAACGTCCTGCCATCTCAGTCGCAGCCACACAAAGAAGGTGAGGTTTTGGTGTGGCTGGATGGCGAGCTTTATAACCGCGACGAATTATCTAACGGACGGCACGCGAGCATATCAAGTGACGCCGCCCTATTGGGCGAACTCTTCATCCAAAATCATGGCAGCTTCTCGTTTCTGCGACGGATTGATGGGGATTACTCTGCAGTCATTTATGACCGCCCGCGACAAGCACTGCATTTGATCACCGATCGTTACGCCATGCGTCAGCTCTATTGGACAATCGTCGGTGACTCTGTGGTCTGGGCCTCCGAGTTAAAGGCGTTCCTCGCATTCCCCCTCTTTGCTCCTCGTATTGATCCCGAGGCAATCACCGAATTCCTCGAGATCGGTTATTTGCTCGAGGACCGAACCTGGTTTTTGGGTGTTCACCTCCTTTCACCTGGCAGCGTATTAACCGTTAATCTCTCTACCTCTTCTGTGCAGAAGCAGCGTTATTGGTGGTGGGCAGACATAGAACCTCTGAGGGGGCCATTTGACAACACCGAAATCGCCGAAGAGCTTGGTCGACTATTCATACAAGCGGTGCTGCGACGGTCCAGTAGCCAGCATCGGTTCGGCATCGAGCTAAGCGGAGGTCTAGATTCACGCGCAATCTTGGCAGCGATGCCCCAGCAGGGTACGTCACTCCAAACTGTCACGTTCGGCAAACCGGGCTGCGACGATATTCGGATTGCTGCAAGGGTCGCAAAACTTAAAAGGGCCACACACCACATTGTCGAGTTGACAGCTCAGAATTGGTTGCTTCCCCGGCTTGGCGGTGTCTGGTGGACGGATGGCGAACTGGCCCTTTTGCACATGCACGGCATTGAGGGGCTTAATCTGTATCGCGAATGGTTTGACATTGTTGTGCACGGACATGCCGGCGATGTCATTCTGGGTGGCAGTTTTTTGACACAGGAACTGGTTCATCGGCCAGCAAGCCGCGAACTTGTTGCCCAGGCTATGCGATGTAATCCTGATCTCCTGACAAGTTTCAAGGAATATTCGGCACTTCATACGTCTGATTTCTATTTTCTGCAAAATCGCCTCCGAAGATTCGCGTTTACTGGGATCAAGTATGCGCAAACAGCAGTCGTGTTTCGCACGCCATTTTATGATAACAAACTTTTTGAATATGTGTATTCTCTTCCCAATGAATTAAGGTACAAAAGTTTCATCTACAAGCGGATGCTTCTCCAGAACTTCCCATTGTTCTATAAAGGAGTTCCGTGGCAAAAAACCGGGGTTCCCATTAACTGGCCGTCAGTCGCAGAACGGGCTGGAAAGTTTAGGCGTCGGCTCCATCGCGCCGCTAGTTGGCGCCTGGCCAAGATAGGAATTAATTGGAAATCAGATGCGAATTACACCGATTATCCAAATTGGATCCGCCAAGAGCCAGCTCGCTCCTTTTTTTCCCAAATTCTTGAGAATCCGGCCGCATTATATCCAGAATTCTACCCACGATGGCGAGTGATCGAGGCTCTTGATGCTTTTCTTGTGGGGGGCCTGGACTATATGAATGGAATTAACTACGCCGAGATGCTGTGTCGGTATCTAACACTCGAAATTTGGTTGCAGCAAGTGTTCGAAAAGAGATATCGAGAAAGCCCATCAATGACATTATCGGGATTGGAAGCCGTGTGA